From one Lolium rigidum isolate FL_2022 chromosome 4, APGP_CSIRO_Lrig_0.1, whole genome shotgun sequence genomic stretch:
- the LOC124708570 gene encoding uncharacterized protein LOC124708570 yields the protein MHIAEPDKHRRFSLQDPRVGVHAATPAAALLGTGQCQSCFLYLLNNIQNFSFHMTVIYSIETSQRGFSNQLSSTFIDLCDSTVEIELLMSKFTKLSFEMGKTVFGITSILPSGLLDQYNRQVSENISSTICETRRVLLLRVVVRITSLVSSELLDQYHRRESLRKNIIIKRQGELLLLRATRFSEVSTNC from the exons ATGCACATTGCAGAACCAGATAAGCACCGTCGCTTCAGCCTTCAG GATCCCAGAGTGGGGGTTCACGCAGCAACCCCTGCCGCTGCATTGCTCGGTACTGGGCAGTGCCAAAGCTGTTTCCTCTATTTGCTAAATAATATTCAGAATTTTAGCTTCCACATGACAGTGATATACTCCATTGAAACATCTCAG AGAGGATTCTCCAACCAGTTGAGCAGCACCTTCATCGATCTGTGCGATTCTACAGTTGAGATAGAATTGTTG ATGTCGAAGTTTACTAAGCTAAGCTTTGAGATGGGAAAGACGGTATTTGGAATAACCTCAATATTACCTTCTGGTCTATTGGATCAATATAATCGACAAGTCTCAGAAAATATATCATCAACTATATGCGAGACAAGGCGAGTGTTGCTGCTCCGTGTTGTAGTTCGAATAACCTCATTAGTATCTTCTGAGCTATTGGATCAATATCATCGACGAGAGTCTCTCAGGAAAAATATCATCATCAAGAGGCAAGGCGAACTGTTGTTGCTCCGTGCTACTCGGTTCTCTGAGGTATCCACAAATTGTTGA
- the LOC124647138 gene encoding uncharacterized protein LOC124647138: MAGGGLGGGGGDITVHVELLARSLMRKQEGAAADEQHRATASSHRLSRVPVHLRDNNANDYTPGFVAIGPLHNREDRRLRPAERLKVAYLNGLISRGHPDPAHHLTVIQDYVRIVAAREQEARAMYVSEELADIAADDFIQMMVLDGCFIIEHLINVATGRDEPSLHATPFGPAQLSVDLVLAENQIPFFVLIDLITASRLPEFEATGYPPPVLLVKLVLFYLAGEKGRDMSDDALPAADGVSHILHLLYEMVTAARTRWEPPPRAIQDGAVMEMAQEAARLLRRIPLLLFVPLLYPILPEDKKWSASYGKEDVPSASDLKRMGVQFKKARGGSGSKPVVGIASVLGPVPFAVKLTQHEDRLHLPQLRLEFRTAPLLLNLMAFEQSSSSSSSASATTTTTVAPTVVSAYASFMAKMLQSAEDAGVLSAAEVVQQHGGAGNESKEEVARFFRKMGAASEAAGGDLLLEKSYLGRLLEKLRERSRHPLYVMWADVQRNYFTLPWAVVVEFVAVVTFVSSMVQTYTSVKYHG; this comes from the coding sequence ATGGCCGGTGGCGGTCTTGGTGGCGGCGGGGGCGACATCACGGTGCACGTGGAGCTGCTGGCGCGCAGCCTGATGCGCAAgcaggagggcgcggcggcggatgAGCAGCACCGGGCCACGGCGAGCAGCCACCGGCTGTCCCGCGTCCCCGTCCACCTCCGCGACAACAACGCCAACGATTACACGCCGGGGTTCGTCGCCATCGGCCCGCTGCACAACCGCGAGGACCGGCGCCTCCGCCCCGCCGAGCGGCTCAAGGTGGCGTACCTCAACGGCCTCATCTCTCGCGGTCACCCGGACCCGGCGCACCACCTCACCGTCATCCAGGACTACGTCCGCATCGTGGCCGCCCGCGAGCAGGAGGCCCGGGCAATGTACGTCAGCGAGGAGCTCGCCGACATCGCCGCCGACGACTTCATCCAGATGATGGTGCTCGACGGCTGCTTCATCATCGAGCACCTCATCAACGTCGCCACCGGGCGCGATGAGCCGTCCCTGCATGCGACGCCCTTCGGCCCCGCGCAGCTCTCCGTGGACCTCGTCCTCGCCGAGAACCAGATCCCGTTCTTCGTCCTCATCGACCTCATCACCGCCAGCAGGCTGCCGGAGTTCGAGGCCACCGGTTACCCCCCGCCGGTGCTCCTCGTGAAGCTCGTGCTGTTCTACCTCGCCGGCGAGAAGGGCCGTGACATGAGTGACGACGCGCTCCCCGCGGCAGACGGCGTCTCCCACATCCTGCACCTGCTCTACGAGATGGTCACCGCGGCGCGGACGCGGTgggagccgccgccgcgcgccatccAGGACggcgcggtgatggagatggcgcagGAGGCAGCGCGACTGCTGCGCCGCATCCCGCTGCTTCTGTTCGTGCCACTGCTGTACCCGATCCTACCCGAGGACAAGAAGTGGAGCGCGAGCTACGGGAAGGAGGATGTGCCGTCGGCGAGCGACCTGAAGCGGATGGGCGTGCAATTCAAGAAGGCACGCGGCGGGTCCGGGAGCAAGCCGGTGGTTGGCATCGCGTCGGTGCTTGGCCCCGTGCCGTTCGCCGTGAAGCTGACGCAGCACGAGGACCGGCTGCATCTTCCCCAGCTCCGTCTCGAGTTCCGCACGGCGCCGCTGCTGCTGAACCTCATGGCGTTCGAGcagtcgtcctcatcctcgtccTCTGCCTCTGCGACGACGACAACTACGGTAGCCCCGACGGTCGTGTCGGCGTACGCGTCGTTCATGGCGAAGATGTTGCAGTCGGCGGAGGACGCCGGGGTGCtgtcggcggcggaggtggtgcaGCAGCACGGCGGCGCGGGCAACGAGAGCAAGGAGGAGGTCGCCAGGTTCTTCAGGAAGATGGGCGCCGCCagcgaggcggccggcggcgacctGCTGCTCGAGAAGAGCTACCTGGGGCGGCTGCTCGAGAAGCTGCGGGAGCGGAGCCGGCACCCGCTCTATGTCATGTGGGCCGACGTGCAGCGCAACTACTTCACGCTGCCGTGGGCCGTCGTTGTCGAGttcgtcgccgtcgtcacctTTGTCTCCAGCATGGTCCAGACATACACCTCCGTCAAGTACCATGGCTGA
- the LOC124708054 gene encoding beta-carotene isomerase D27, chloroplastic-like has product MATPTPSRLHRHLLPVLPSRPPRASSSSPSQTQRPSHRPTFRLHCSSSPVEAPLPSAKGGEYRPSFADDFLLAFFRAKMVEEVGWDSQKPGYAGLIEVANRLMVKGKSALETEQSAVRVLQALFPPLLLDLFKALLAPIANGQLASMMVARATALSCQWLMGKCSVNSVTLPDGKSLSSGVFVEKCKYLEESKCLGICINTCKLPTQTFFKDHMGVDLYMEPKFEDYSCQFNFGVPPPPLDTDKALKEPCLDICTSARRRREVGSSSGPDGLCPQV; this is encoded by the exons ATGGCGACTCCGACtccgagccgtctccaccgccacctcctccccgtccttccATCCCGCCCCcctcgcgcctcctcctcctcgccctcccAAACCCAGCGACCCAGTCACCGGCCTACCTTCCGGCTCCACTGCTCCTCGTCGCCG GTGGAAGCGCCGCTGCCATCGGCGAAGGGCGGCGAGTACCGTCCATCATTCGCCGACGACTTTCTCCTCGCCTTCTTCCGGGCCAAGATGGTGGAG GAGGTTGGATGGGATTCTCAGAAGCCTGGATACGCTGGGCTGATCGAAGTTGCGAATCGCCTCATGGTCAAGGGAAAGAGCGCTTTAGAGACTGAGCAATCAGCT GTCCGAGTACTCCAGGCACTGTTCccacctctcttgctagacctttTCAAAGCTCTTTTAGCACCAATTGCTAATGGCCAACTTGCTTCCATGATGGTTG CTAGAGCAACAGCACTTTCATGCCAATGGCTGATGGGAAAATGTTCAGTGAATTCTGTGACATTGCCTGATGGGAAATCGTTGTCAAGTGGG GTGTTCGTCGAGAAGTGCAAATATTTGGAAGAGAGCAAATGCCTTGGTATTTGTATCAACACGTGCAAACTGCCAACCCAG ACCTTCTTCAAGGATCACATGGGCGTTGATTTGTATATGGAGCCAAAATTTGAAGACTATAGCTGCCAG TTCAACTTTGGAGTGCCTCCCCCGCCTCTCGACACCGACAAGGCCCTGAAGGAACCCTGCCTGGACATATGCACGAGCGCTAGGCGGCGCAGAGAGGTTGGCAGCAGCAGCGGCCCTGATGGTCTGTGTCCCCAAGTATGA
- the LOC124647137 gene encoding osmotin-like protein encodes MATMAERLALTFLLAAAAALAASAVDTKLTLQNLCPFPVHPLVTPNGNFSISDNTVKLDSDGGLASFPFPDTFWAGSVVARTFCRTPTSCDTGSSPPRTVVQLAVHSAEDLATYSVSLEDGFNLATVVTPLFSGGGQCPALGCPLNLTDGCPVDQVKIDDCRIMVACKGDPGYFKRRCPLTRVNSTDREPLPQSCIAPRELKVVFCETELVHLTMVGAASAQTELAHLTMVVGAASAQTEHL; translated from the coding sequence ATGGCTACCATGGCCGAGCGCCTCGCCCTCACCTTCCTGCTTGCGGCCGCCGCCGCTCTGGCGGCATCGGCGGTGGACACCAAGCTGACCCTGCAGAACCTCTGCCCGTTCCCCGTGCACCCGCTGGTCACCCCCAACGGGAACTTCTCCATCTCCGACAACACCGTCAAGCTCGACAGCGACGGGGGGCTGGCCTCCTTCCCCTTCCCGGACACCTTCTGGGCCGGCAGCGTGGTGGCGCGAACCTTCTGCAGGACGCCGACCAGCTGCGACACGGGCTCGTCGCCGCCGAGGACGGTGGTGCAGCTGGCCGTGCACTCCGCCGAGGACCTGGCCACGTACAGCGTGAGCCTCGAGGACGGCTTCAACCTGGCGACGGTGGTCACCCCGCTGTTCAGCGGCGGCGGGCAGTGCCCCGCGCTGGGCTGCCCGCTCAACCTCACCGACGGGTGCCCCGTGGATCAGGTCAAAATCGAcgactgccgcatcatggtggcgtGCAAGGGGGACCCCGGATACTTCAAGCGGCGGTGCCCGCTGACGCGGGTGAACAGTACCGACCGTGAGCCACTGCCACAGAGCTGCATCGCGCCCCGCGAGCTCAAGGTCGTCTTCTGCGAGACGGAGCTCGTCCATCTGACCATGGTCGGTGCCGCCTCCGCCCAGACGGAGCTCGCCCATCTGACCATGGTCGTCGGTGCCGCCTCCGCCCAGACGGAGCACCTGTAA